In Paenibacillus sp. FSL M7-0420, a single genomic region encodes these proteins:
- the hpt gene encoding hypoxanthine phosphoribosyltransferase — protein MQNDIQEILISEEEIQQRIRELGAQLSKEYADRTPLVICVLKGAFIFMADLVKVITVPVEMDFMAVSSYGGTTKSSGVVKIIKDLDTSVEGRDVLIVEDIIDSGLTLSYLIEMLQGRNAASVNVVTLFDKPSGRAVNLEAQYTGFVIPDAFLVGYGLDYAELYRNLPYVGVLKPEIYTK, from the coding sequence TTGCAGAATGATATTCAGGAAATCTTGATCAGCGAAGAAGAAATTCAACAAAGAATCAGGGAGCTTGGCGCCCAGCTGAGCAAGGAATATGCAGACCGCACACCTTTAGTGATTTGTGTACTCAAAGGTGCGTTTATTTTTATGGCGGATCTGGTTAAAGTGATTACAGTACCCGTTGAAATGGACTTCATGGCGGTATCCAGCTATGGCGGTACAACCAAATCATCCGGCGTAGTCAAAATCATCAAGGATTTGGACACATCGGTTGAAGGCCGTGATGTTCTGATTGTCGAGGATATTATCGACAGCGGCCTTACACTCAGCTATCTGATTGAAATGCTGCAGGGGCGCAATGCCGCTTCTGTCAATGTAGTCACTCTGTTCGACAAGCCCTCGGGCCGCGCCGTGAATCTTGAAGCCCAGTATACCGGCTTTGTGATTCCTGATGCATTCCTCGTAGGCTACGGACTGGACTATGCCGAGCTGTACCGGAACCTCCCTTATGTCGGTGTACTGAAGCCTGAGATTTATACCAAATGA